In the Phoenix dactylifera cultivar Barhee BC4 unplaced genomic scaffold, palm_55x_up_171113_PBpolish2nd_filt_p 000139F, whole genome shotgun sequence genome, one interval contains:
- the LOC103717982 gene encoding ras-related protein Rab11D-like produces MAAVGEKIDYVFKVVLIGDSAVGKSQILARFARDEFSLDSKATIGVEFQTRTLVIQHKSVKAQIWDTAGQERYRAVTSAYYRGAVGALLVYDITKRQSFDHIPRWLEELRSHADKNIVIMLVGNKTDLEDQRAVSTEDASEFAQKENLFFLETSALEARNVETAFQTVLTEIFNIVNKKTVVSDPQGNGNAPTLSGKKIVIPGPAQEIPKNKMCCQAS; encoded by the exons ATGGCGGCCGTCGGCGAGAAAATCGACTACGTGTTCAAGGTGGTGCTCATCGGAGACTCGGCGGTGGGGAAGTCCCAGATCCTGGCCCGATTTGCCCGGGACGAGTTCAGCCTCGACTCCAAGGCAACTATAGGGGTCGAGTTCCAGACACGGACCCTTGTCATCCAGCACAAGAGCGTCAAGGCCCAGATCTGGGACACCGCCGGCCAAGAGAG GTATAGGGCTGTCACGAGTGCTTACTATCGAGGTGCTGTAGGGGCTTTGCTGGTTTATGACATAACCAAGCGTCAGAGCTTTGACCACATACCACGGTGGCTGGAGGAGCTGCGAAGTCATGCTGACAAGAACATTGTGATCATGCTGGTGGGCAACAAGACTGATCTTGAGGACCAGAGGGCTGTGTCCACAGAAGATGCCAGCGAGTTTGCTCAGAAGGAAAACCTTTTCTTCCTGGAAACATCGGCACTGGAAGCTAGAAATGTTGAGACTGCCTTCCAAACTGTTCTGACTGAGATCTTTAACATTGTCAACAAGAAGACCGTGGTTTCTGACCCTCAAGGCAATGGCAATGCACCAACACTCTCTGGAAAAAAGATTGTCATCCCTGGACCGGCCCAGGAGATTCCGAAGAATAAGATGTGCTGTCAGGCATCTTGA